Within the Streptomyces sp. NBC_00353 genome, the region GGCTTCCTCGCCCTGCTCGTCTCCGTCTTCGTATCCGTCCGCATCGGCCGCGAACTCGTCCGCGACCTCTCCCGGCTCCGCAAGGACGCCCACGAGGTCTCCGGCGTACGACTGCCGAGCGTGATGCGCCGCCTCGCCGCGGGCGAACACGTCGACGTCGAGACCGAGGCCCCGCATCTCAGTTACGAGCGGGACGAGATCGGCCAGGTCGGCCAGGCCCTCAACACCCTGCAACGCGCCGCCGTCGAAGCCGCGGTCAAGCAGGCGGACATGCGACGCGGCGTCTCCGAAGTCTTCGTCAACCTCGCGCGCCGCAACCAGGTGCTCCTGCACCGCCAGTTGACGCTCCTGGACGCCATGGAGCGCCGCACCGAGAACACCGACGAGCTCGCGGACCTCTTCCGCCTCGACCACCTCACCACCCGCATGAGGCGGCACGCCGAAGGCCTCGTGATTCTTTCCGGCGCGGCGCCGTCCCGGCAGTGGCGCAAGCCCATCCAGCTGATGGACGTGGTGCGGGCAGCGGTCGCCGAGGTCGAGGACTACGAGCGGATCGAGGTACGCCGCCTGCCGCGGATCGGCGTCGGAGGCCCCGCAGTCGCCGACCTCACCCACCTGATCGCCGAACTCCTGGAGAACGCCACGGTGTTCTCGCCCCCGCACACCGCGGTCCACGTGCACGGCGACCGCGTCGCCAACGGCTTCACCCTCGAAATCCACGACCGCGGCCTAGGCATGGCTCCCGAAGTGCTGCTGGACGCCAATCTGCGCCTCGCAGAGACCCCCGAGTTCGAACTCTCCGACACCGACCGCCTCGGCCTCTTCGTGGTGAGCCGGCTGGCCCAGCGGCAGAACGTCCGCGTCTCCTTGCAGACTTCTCCGTACGGAGGAACCACCGCCGTCGTCTTCATCCCGGCGGCCCTGCTCACCGACGCCGCGGAGGCGCACGGAACCGGATTCCGCCTCGACCGCCGCGCCGAGAAGGCGATCGGCAGCGGCAGGCCCAGCAATGAGGGACCGCGCAGCGACAAGAACCGCAGGGACGGCGTGGCGGACCCGTGGACATCCGACGGTTCGGGCGAGCCGGGGTCCGCCGGCCTCGCCCCTGTCCCCACCGGCCTCGTGGGTCCGACCGCTCTGGACGGACCGGTCGAGCTCGAGGCCCCGGTCGGAGCGCTCGGCTTCGGGACCGACCCCGTGGTCGACCCTGTACTGGACGTCGTTCTCGATCCGGTACTCGACGGGGTGTCCGACATCGACGACACCGAGAGCGAGCGCGGCGGCATTTTCCGCGCCCGCGACCTGCGCCGTGCAGGGGACCACGCCCGCCGGCGCGACGCCGACAACGGCTTCCGCCGCGACGCCGACCGCGACCAGCATCAGCAGGCCGCCGACCAGGTCCCCGAGTCCACGGCCGACGTCCGGGCGATGCGCCCGGGCGGCCCGGTGCCGCTGCCCCGCCGCAAGCCGCCCACGCTGGTCACCGACCGCGGCCGCCGGGTCGACGAGACCGGCCGCGCGCACCCCACGACCACCGACCCGGAGCCCTCGCGCACCGAGCCCGGCGCCGGGCAGTCCGCCACTGGCCCCTGGCACTCCGCCGCCGACACCCGGCAGCCCACCGAACCCCGGCAGCCCACCGGCTTCCGGCCGCCCACCGAGTCCGTCGCATCCGCGTCGGCACCGGCTGCGGCGACGCCATCGGCCGTACGCTCCTCCCGATCCACCGGGCCGTCCTCGAACCCGGGGACCGTGGACGGCCTGCCCCGCCGGATCCGGCAGGCCAGCCTCGTCCCGCAGCTCCGCGAAGCCTCCGGCGGCCGCGCCTCCGAGCCGACCCGCACGGAACCGGCGGAGGACATCGAGCGGGACGCGGAGGAAGTACGCAACCGTATGGCCTCGATGCAGCGCGGCTGGCAGCGCGGCCGCCGGCAGAACGCCGAGGACGGGACCGGTCTCGGTGAGACAGCACAAGGAACCACTCCGGGAGGGGACGGTCGATGACCGCACCGAACGCCGCAGCACCCGACGTCACACGCCAGGGATCCGGCGAACTCAACTGGCTCCTCGACGAACTCGTCGAGCGCGTCGGCTCCATCCGCAAGGCGCTGGTGCTCTCCAGCGACGGCCTTCCCACCGGCACGTCCAAGGACCTGACCCGTGAGGACAGCGAGCATCTGGCGGCTGTCGCCTCCGGGTTCCACAGCCTCGCCAAGGGAGTCGGACGCCACTTCGACGCGGGTCGCGTCCGCCAGACCGTCGTCGAACTCGACGAGGCGTTCCTCTTCGTCACGGCCGCCGGCGACGGCAGCTGTCTCGCCGTGCTGGCCGACTCCGACTCCGACGTGGGTCAGGTGGCGTACGAGATGACGCTCATGGTCAAGCGCGTGGGGGTCCACCTGGCCAACGCCCCACGGTCGTCCGGTCTGCACGCCGGAGGGTGAGTGGATGGCATGAGCGCTGACTCCTCCCGGGGCGCACCCCCCGGATCCCCGGCCGCTTCCGGCGATCCGCAGTCGTCGCGCTGGTACGACGCCGAGGCGGGGCCGGTGGTCCGTCCGTACGCGATGACCCGGGGCCGTACCAGCAGCGCGTCCCGCCATCGTCTCGACCTGATCGCGATCGTCGTCCCGGAACCCGCGGCCGACGATCCGGGCCGGAATCAGACGCTCTCCCCGGAACACGTGGAGATCATCGAACTCTGCAATGACATGCCCCAGTCGATCGCCGAGCTGGCGTCCGGTCTGGATCTCCCCGTCGGGGTGGTCCGGGTGCTGGTCGGCGATCTCGTCGAGGACGAACTGGTGCACGTAACCCGTCCCGTTCCGCCGGCCGAGCTGCCGGATGTGAACATTCTTCGCGAGGTGATCAATGGCCTTCGGGCGCTCTAGCCGCAGCACGCGGCCCGTGGAGCCGGTTACCTTGAAAATCCTGGTGGCGGGCGGCTTCGGTGTGGGCAAGACGACGCTGGTGGGCGCGGTCAGCGAGATCAGACCGCTGCGTACGGAGGAGCGGCTGACGGAGGCGGGCCGCCCTGTGGACGACACGGCCGGAGTCGAGGCCAAGACCACCACCACCGTGGCCATGGACTTCGGGCGGATCACGCTCCGCGAGGACCTGGTGCTGTACCTGTTCGGCACACCGGGACAGGACCGGTTCTGGTTCCTCTGGGACGAACTGGCCCAGGGCGCCCTGGGCGCGGTCGTTCTCGCGGACACCCGGCGTCTGGAGGACTGCTTCGCGGCCGTCGATTACTTCGAACGGCGCGAGATCCCGTTCACCGTCGCCGTCAACTGCTTCGAGGGAGCCGACCGGTTTCCGACCCGGACGGTGCAGGCTGCGCTGGACCTCGACCCCGAGGTGCCGGTGCTGATGTGCGACGCGCGCGACCGGTCCTCCGTGCGCGATGTGCTGGTCACGGTCGTCGAACACGCGCTGGCCCGAGCGGACCGCCTCCGCGAGCCCGCCACCACCTGAGAATGCGGCGGAACGCGGCCCGCACCCCCGCCGACCGGAGTTCGGGCCGCGCATCCCGGGGCCGTCCGATGCACGACTGCGTACCGGACGGACGGTTACCGCTCGCCGCCGCCCTCCTCCTGCCAGCCCAGGCTCCGCTCCACCGCCTTGCGCCAGTTGTGGTACTCGCGCTCA harbors:
- a CDS encoding GTP-binding protein — its product is MAFGRSSRSTRPVEPVTLKILVAGGFGVGKTTLVGAVSEIRPLRTEERLTEAGRPVDDTAGVEAKTTTTVAMDFGRITLREDLVLYLFGTPGQDRFWFLWDELAQGALGAVVLADTRRLEDCFAAVDYFERREIPFTVAVNCFEGADRFPTRTVQAALDLDPEVPVLMCDARDRSSVRDVLVTVVEHALARADRLREPATT
- a CDS encoding sensor histidine kinase, yielding MRFRGKSIRRKIVALLLVPLVSLTGLWGFATFLTGREAGDLMGASTIVEKVGHPLEDTVRVIQNERRQTLVFLADPRASDALPLLRRQRAATDRVVADVKESARQKEIRDALSPDAEGQLNSVLSAVDGLGALRDSVEKRTIDRNQALEFYNRLVDPCYRFLTGLHTTENASMDKQVRALIGVSRAREMLSREDALVASALIAGRLDAPELRQISDLVANRKLLYEINSEVLPSAERRRVEQYWASPDSEPLRTAENKLIAAGPTRAPRTVDAERWQEVAPPVLDQLADDSTEMNNRFQDRGRPVGYSVLVKAGVAGILGFLALLVSVFVSVRIGRELVRDLSRLRKDAHEVSGVRLPSVMRRLAAGEHVDVETEAPHLSYERDEIGQVGQALNTLQRAAVEAAVKQADMRRGVSEVFVNLARRNQVLLHRQLTLLDAMERRTENTDELADLFRLDHLTTRMRRHAEGLVILSGAAPSRQWRKPIQLMDVVRAAVAEVEDYERIEVRRLPRIGVGGPAVADLTHLIAELLENATVFSPPHTAVHVHGDRVANGFTLEIHDRGLGMAPEVLLDANLRLAETPEFELSDTDRLGLFVVSRLAQRQNVRVSLQTSPYGGTTAVVFIPAALLTDAAEAHGTGFRLDRRAEKAIGSGRPSNEGPRSDKNRRDGVADPWTSDGSGEPGSAGLAPVPTGLVGPTALDGPVELEAPVGALGFGTDPVVDPVLDVVLDPVLDGVSDIDDTESERGGIFRARDLRRAGDHARRRDADNGFRRDADRDQHQQAADQVPESTADVRAMRPGGPVPLPRRKPPTLVTDRGRRVDETGRAHPTTTDPEPSRTEPGAGQSATGPWHSAADTRQPTEPRQPTGFRPPTESVASASAPAAATPSAVRSSRSTGPSSNPGTVDGLPRRIRQASLVPQLREASGGRASEPTRTEPAEDIERDAEEVRNRMASMQRGWQRGRRQNAEDGTGLGETAQGTTPGGDGR
- a CDS encoding DUF742 domain-containing protein, encoding MSADSSRGAPPGSPAASGDPQSSRWYDAEAGPVVRPYAMTRGRTSSASRHRLDLIAIVVPEPAADDPGRNQTLSPEHVEIIELCNDMPQSIAELASGLDLPVGVVRVLVGDLVEDELVHVTRPVPPAELPDVNILREVINGLRAL
- a CDS encoding roadblock/LC7 domain-containing protein, with translation MTAPNAAAPDVTRQGSGELNWLLDELVERVGSIRKALVLSSDGLPTGTSKDLTREDSEHLAAVASGFHSLAKGVGRHFDAGRVRQTVVELDEAFLFVTAAGDGSCLAVLADSDSDVGQVAYEMTLMVKRVGVHLANAPRSSGLHAGG